A stretch of Paludisphaera borealis DNA encodes these proteins:
- the glsA gene encoding glutaminase A, which translates to MSTNSPSGLTGSSTAADRARALTVEAHERFKSVSEGKVADYIPALAATPGALFGVCMIGTSGATFAAGDSDYEFSIQSVSKPFVFALVCQAVGEDEAREKLGVNSTGLPFNSVIAIERTKDGTTNPMVNAGAIAAASLAPGATAEAEWRFLHEGLSRFAGRPLTLNHAVYESEAATNQRNQGAAKLLQGYDRIYFDPIQATDVYTRQCALNVTAKDLAAMAATLANGGVNPLTGERVIDAVHCQHVLAVMVTAGLYEQSGDWLYETGLPGKSGVSGGMVAVAPMKGGLGTFAPLLDDSGNSVKGRLAARFLSERLGLNLFASNPAG; encoded by the coding sequence ATGTCGACGAACTCCCCCTCCGGATTGACGGGTTCCTCGACCGCCGCCGATCGCGCGAGGGCTTTGACGGTTGAAGCGCACGAGCGGTTCAAGTCCGTGAGCGAGGGGAAGGTCGCGGACTACATCCCGGCTCTCGCCGCGACGCCCGGCGCGTTGTTCGGCGTTTGCATGATCGGCACCTCGGGCGCCACGTTCGCCGCGGGAGACTCGGACTACGAATTCTCGATCCAGAGCGTGTCCAAGCCGTTCGTGTTCGCCCTGGTCTGCCAGGCCGTCGGCGAGGACGAGGCTCGCGAGAAGCTCGGGGTCAACAGCACCGGACTGCCGTTCAATTCGGTGATCGCCATCGAGCGGACGAAGGATGGGACGACAAACCCGATGGTCAACGCCGGGGCGATCGCGGCGGCCAGCCTCGCGCCGGGGGCGACCGCCGAAGCCGAGTGGCGGTTCCTCCACGAGGGCCTGTCGCGCTTCGCCGGCAGGCCCCTTACGCTCAACCACGCGGTGTACGAGTCCGAGGCGGCTACCAACCAGCGGAACCAGGGCGCCGCCAAGCTGCTTCAGGGCTACGATCGCATTTACTTCGACCCGATCCAGGCGACCGACGTTTACACCAGGCAGTGCGCGCTGAACGTGACCGCTAAGGACCTGGCGGCGATGGCCGCCACCCTGGCCAACGGCGGGGTGAATCCTCTGACTGGGGAGCGCGTCATCGACGCCGTCCACTGCCAGCACGTTCTGGCCGTCATGGTGACCGCCGGACTTTACGAACAGTCCGGCGACTGGCTGTACGAGACCGGCTTGCCCGGCAAGAGCGGCGTCAGTGGCGGGATGGTCGCCGTCGCTCCGATGAAGGGCGGGCTGGGTACGTTCGCGCCGTTGCTGGACGATTCCGGAAACAGCGTCAAGGGCCGGCTTGCGGCCAGGTTCCTCTCCGAACGGTTGGGCCTGAACCTCTTCGCCTCGAACCCCGCCGGATGA
- a CDS encoding FmdB family zinc ribbon protein encodes MALYEFACPGCTPVEAFFPMGAAPDSLECPECGGRAERRISTPRLSIAGTSAFKLIDAAKKSAHEPQVVTGALPQSGRKRATPTTTNPLHRKLPRP; translated from the coding sequence ATGGCGCTCTACGAATTTGCCTGTCCCGGATGCACGCCCGTCGAGGCCTTCTTCCCCATGGGGGCCGCCCCGGACAGTCTGGAATGTCCCGAGTGCGGCGGGCGGGCCGAACGGCGGATCTCAACGCCCCGCCTTTCGATCGCGGGCACTTCCGCCTTCAAACTGATCGACGCCGCCAAGAAGTCCGCCCATGAACCTCAGGTCGTGACGGGCGCCCTTCCCCAATCAGGCCGAAAACGAGCCACGCCCACGACGACCAATCCGCTCCACCGCAAGCTGCCGCGTCCCTGA
- the ispE gene encoding 4-(cytidine 5'-diphospho)-2-C-methyl-D-erythritol kinase, translating into MIVRSIAGGVEVLAPAKLNLYLEVLKRRPDDYHDIESLMAAVDLFDVLTVRDEASGAIVLECDDPSLPVDGRNLVVKAAELLRVLTGCTSGARISLKKAIPAQAGLGGGSSDAAATLTALDRLWNLGTSPGRLDAMAGEIGSDVAFFLHAPAAVCRGRGELVEAVSLSVPLHFVLIVPPVGLSTVDVYRRLRPPENPRTIGPVLDALAHGGPVELGRSLFNRLQPVAETLRPELIGVRDALASLDSLLCGSLMSGSGSAYFGLGRDSAAADRAADVLKPLGLGWVRAVTCGP; encoded by the coding sequence ATGATCGTCCGTTCGATCGCCGGGGGCGTGGAAGTCCTCGCGCCGGCGAAGTTAAACCTGTACCTTGAGGTTCTGAAGCGAAGGCCCGACGATTACCACGACATCGAATCGTTGATGGCGGCCGTCGATCTGTTCGACGTGCTGACCGTCCGCGACGAGGCGTCGGGGGCGATCGTGCTGGAATGCGACGATCCGAGTTTGCCGGTCGACGGCCGCAACCTCGTGGTCAAGGCGGCCGAGCTTCTCAGGGTGTTGACCGGATGCACGTCCGGAGCGCGGATCAGCCTCAAAAAGGCGATACCGGCTCAGGCGGGCCTGGGCGGCGGATCGAGCGACGCGGCGGCGACGCTGACGGCCCTGGATCGGCTCTGGAACCTTGGGACCTCTCCCGGACGGCTCGACGCGATGGCTGGCGAGATCGGCAGCGACGTGGCTTTCTTCCTGCATGCACCGGCGGCGGTCTGTCGCGGTCGGGGCGAGCTGGTGGAGGCCGTATCCCTCTCGGTCCCTCTCCATTTCGTGTTGATCGTCCCCCCCGTCGGCCTGAGCACGGTCGACGTGTATCGACGTCTGCGACCGCCCGAAAATCCCAGGACGATCGGACCGGTTCTGGACGCCCTGGCCCATGGAGGGCCGGTGGAGCTGGGTCGAAGCCTGTTCAACCGGCTTCAACCCGTCGCCGAGACGCTTCGCCCCGAATTGATCGGGGTGCGCGACGCTCTGGCGAGCCTGGACTCGCTCTTGTGCGGGTCCTTGATGAGTGGTAGCGGCTCAGCCTATTTTGGGCTCGGCCGTGATTCCGCCGCGGCCGATCGCGCCGCGGACGTCCTCAAGCCGCTCGGACTAGGATGGGTCCGGGCCGTGACCTGCGGCCCCTGA
- a CDS encoding transglutaminase family protein, whose translation MKRIRITHVNYHEPVTFGVHRALLRPREGHDLHLESSRLKIDCVVDPTAQSYPFQYDASEQVEIIPYRLPSYPHDGPALREWLRDLYSPGDLVNTSELLNKLNTRIYEAFQYVRREEPGGQLPCQTLGLGTGSCRDFAVFMMEAARHWGFGARFVTGYIQMGEGQHGATHAWAEIYIPGAGWRGFDPTNNKLAGDEHVSVAVAREHDKASPLSGSWQGPANAWDRLEVSVQVVAL comes from the coding sequence ATGAAACGCATCCGCATCACCCACGTCAATTACCACGAGCCGGTCACGTTCGGCGTCCACCGCGCCCTGCTGAGGCCTCGCGAGGGCCACGATCTCCACCTCGAGAGTTCACGCCTCAAGATTGATTGCGTCGTCGACCCCACCGCTCAGTCTTACCCGTTCCAGTACGACGCGAGCGAGCAGGTGGAGATCATCCCGTACCGACTCCCTAGTTATCCGCACGACGGCCCGGCGCTTCGAGAATGGCTCCGAGACCTGTACAGCCCCGGCGATCTCGTCAACACCTCCGAACTCCTGAACAAGCTGAACACGCGCATCTACGAAGCGTTCCAGTACGTTCGTCGTGAGGAGCCGGGGGGCCAGCTTCCTTGCCAGACGCTCGGTCTGGGCACGGGATCGTGCCGCGACTTCGCCGTATTCATGATGGAGGCCGCCCGGCACTGGGGGTTCGGGGCGCGATTCGTCACCGGCTACATTCAAATGGGCGAAGGCCAGCACGGCGCGACCCACGCCTGGGCAGAGATCTACATTCCAGGCGCGGGCTGGCGAGGCTTCGATCCCACGAACAACAAGCTCGCCGGCGACGAGCACGTCTCGGTCGCGGTGGCTCGCGAGCACGACAAGGCCTCCCCGCTCTCCGGTTCCTGGCAAGGGCCGGCGAACGCCTGGGATCGATTGGAAGTTTCGGTGCAGGTCGTGGCGCTCTGA
- a CDS encoding ExbD/TolR family protein: MSVGPDQMLFEADDFPASVPPPTAVATGASPRSRSYRPGPPDEVFFPVTPMLDMAFQLLAFFILTFKAPTAETHIELHLPSTPAALPSSARGQARSTSSRTIDADLENDLLIRAEADDLGDLKTIRLGEAVVPDLDTLSDRLHRYIGLMGSRPLRVRLIADDRLMYEPAARIIAVCSAAGVATIRLAQPGASP, encoded by the coding sequence GTGAGCGTCGGACCCGACCAGATGCTCTTCGAGGCCGACGACTTTCCCGCTTCGGTGCCGCCCCCGACGGCGGTCGCGACCGGCGCCTCGCCGCGATCGCGCTCGTACCGCCCCGGCCCGCCCGACGAGGTCTTCTTTCCGGTCACGCCGATGCTCGACATGGCGTTTCAGCTCCTGGCCTTCTTCATCCTGACGTTCAAGGCGCCGACGGCCGAGACGCACATCGAACTGCACCTGCCGTCGACCCCGGCCGCCCTCCCCTCGTCGGCGCGCGGGCAAGCTCGATCGACCTCGTCGCGCACCATCGACGCCGACCTCGAAAACGACCTCCTGATCCGGGCCGAGGCCGACGACCTCGGCGACCTCAAAACGATCCGCCTGGGCGAGGCCGTCGTCCCCGACCTGGACACCCTGTCCGACCGCCTCCATCGCTACATCGGCCTGATGGGCTCGCGCCCGCTCCGGGTCCGCCTGATCGCCGACGACCGGCTGATGTACGAGCCCGCCGCGCGGATCATCGCCGTCTGCTCCGCCGCCGGGGTCGCCACGATCCGGCTGGCCCAGCCTGGAGCCTCGCCATGA
- a CDS encoding DUF1559 domain-containing protein, producing the protein MVLQRIGRSRGRGFTLIELLVVIAIIAVLIALLLPAVQSAREAARRAQCTNNLKQMALAALTFESTYSELPPGCAPNPPGGGGRANVQALILPFIEGGNTYNAFNFSVSMNTYGASSLNNTAQTQIVSVYNCPSDGASARFVAAPGTELGYSNYMASLGGTASQYFGGTYGYEETNSAYLGAFNVQLNETAKVNTPDYQKVTSRTQMSVFTDGTSNTGMFAETTKSHYIGASSSASTSGRTPYSIDMVYYETSGPTWSNQVIDPQCSNWDNSQVYWLIQYRGGQYYRWLPMTTNYTHTITPNYKANDCGNDTFYASHQAARSYHPGGANTAFCDGSVHFIKDSINPRTWFALGTRAGGEVVSSDAY; encoded by the coding sequence ATGGTGCTTCAACGAATTGGAAGAAGCCGCGGCCGTGGCTTCACGCTGATCGAGCTCCTGGTCGTGATCGCGATCATCGCCGTCCTGATCGCGCTTTTGCTCCCCGCGGTTCAGTCGGCCCGTGAAGCGGCCCGCCGCGCGCAATGTACGAACAACCTCAAGCAGATGGCTCTGGCGGCGCTGACCTTCGAGTCGACCTACAGCGAGCTTCCGCCGGGATGCGCCCCGAACCCGCCCGGCGGCGGCGGCCGGGCGAATGTTCAGGCGTTGATCCTGCCGTTCATCGAGGGAGGCAACACCTACAACGCGTTCAATTTCTCCGTGAGTATGAACACCTACGGCGCCTCGTCACTCAACAACACGGCCCAGACGCAGATCGTCTCCGTATACAACTGCCCGTCCGACGGCGCGAGCGCTCGGTTCGTCGCGGCGCCCGGAACGGAACTCGGCTATTCGAACTACATGGCCAGCCTGGGCGGCACCGCCAGCCAGTATTTCGGCGGCACGTACGGCTACGAAGAAACCAACAGCGCCTACCTGGGGGCGTTCAACGTCCAGCTCAACGAAACCGCGAAGGTGAACACCCCCGATTATCAGAAGGTCACCAGCCGCACGCAGATGTCGGTCTTCACCGACGGCACGTCGAACACCGGGATGTTCGCCGAGACCACGAAGTCGCACTACATCGGCGCGTCCAGCTCAGCCTCGACCTCGGGGAGAACGCCCTACTCGATCGACATGGTGTACTACGAGACTTCGGGCCCCACCTGGAGCAACCAGGTCATCGACCCTCAATGTTCCAACTGGGACAACTCCCAGGTGTACTGGTTGATCCAATATCGGGGCGGCCAATACTACCGCTGGCTGCCGATGACCACCAATTACACCCACACGATCACCCCGAATTACAAGGCCAACGACTGCGGCAACGATACGTTCTACGCCTCCCACCAGGCCGCGCGAAGCTACCACCCCGGCGGCGCCAATACGGCGTTCTGCGACGGCTCGGTCCACTTCATCAAGGATTCGATCAACCCCCGGACCTGGTTCGCCCTCGGCACCCGCGCCGGCGGCGAGGTCGTCAGCAGCGACGCGTACTGA
- a CDS encoding MotA/TolQ/ExbB proton channel family protein: protein MESWYGRVLAMVIGVLLLAGPEGLVPLAPTRATAQDGASARGGDERSASAESAGDANAPKVDARESFFRWMVRASGPIGVLIAAMSFYLIALVVWMALRYRTSAALPRRLVREVQELLDQKRYSDAYSRAAADPSLFGRVLSAGVRKLSSGVAQAQRSMEMANEDATMEMEHRTTYLATVGTLGPMIGLVGTVYGMIMAFRVIATEGSSPQASQLAAGISTALFATLEGIAISIPAIYFYSFFRNRIARLSLEVAMAAEPLLEQFAPGVKPQEPAAPSTATPMPMPGTGSHPHPFALNAALAASAGAAPRSALPPAHSE from the coding sequence ATGGAATCATGGTACGGCCGCGTGCTGGCGATGGTGATCGGGGTGCTGCTCCTGGCCGGTCCCGAGGGCCTCGTCCCGCTCGCACCGACGCGCGCGACGGCTCAGGACGGAGCCTCGGCCCGGGGCGGCGATGAGCGATCGGCGAGCGCCGAGTCGGCCGGCGACGCGAACGCCCCCAAGGTTGACGCGCGCGAATCGTTCTTTCGCTGGATGGTCCGCGCGTCGGGGCCGATCGGGGTCCTGATCGCGGCGATGTCGTTCTATCTGATCGCCCTGGTGGTCTGGATGGCGCTTCGCTATCGGACGTCGGCCGCGCTGCCGCGGCGGCTGGTGCGCGAGGTCCAGGAGCTTCTGGACCAGAAGCGGTACAGCGACGCCTACAGCCGGGCGGCGGCCGATCCGTCGCTGTTCGGCCGGGTGCTCTCGGCGGGGGTCCGCAAGCTCTCCAGCGGCGTGGCCCAGGCGCAGCGGTCGATGGAGATGGCCAACGAAGACGCCACGATGGAGATGGAGCACCGCACCACCTACCTCGCCACCGTCGGCACGCTCGGGCCGATGATCGGCCTGGTGGGGACGGTTTACGGCATGATCATGGCCTTCCGCGTGATCGCGACCGAAGGCTCGTCGCCGCAGGCCAGCCAGCTCGCGGCGGGGATCTCCACGGCGCTGTTCGCGACCCTGGAAGGGATCGCGATCTCGATTCCGGCGATCTACTTCTACTCGTTCTTCCGCAACCGGATCGCCCGGCTGTCGCTCGAAGTGGCGATGGCCGCCGAGCCGCTGCTGGAGCAGTTCGCGCCGGGGGTGAAGCCGCAAGAACCGGCCGCCCCCTCGACGGCGACTCCTATGCCGATGCCGGGAACCGGTTCGCACCCGCACCCGTTCGCCCTCAACGCCGCATTGGCCGCCTCGGCCGGCGCGGCGCCGCGATCGGCGCTGCCCCCGGCCCATTCCGAGTAA
- a CDS encoding sodium/proton-translocating pyrophosphatase — MQRWHVLRTATLVTALLASPSLIFAQQDTAAAPIITPAAGIPEGEHALELFEPITKYALPERVGLILTLLIAVSGLGYAGMLVGQVLGADQGTQKMREVADAVREGAWAYLMRQAMALFPLIFLITLILYFTAEATGAVRFGRAAAFAAGAFFSWLVGFVGMSLAVRGNLRVAAAARTSYGNALQLGYRTGTITGMLTDGLGLLGGTTIFIIFGEKAYEVLLGFGFGGTLLALFMRVGGGIYTKAADVGADLVGKVEAGIPEDDPRNAATIADNVGDNVGDCAGMAADIFESYEVTIVAAMILGYASFGHIGVIFPLLVRAIGVVGSIISTYSVKAGADSTSDEALHSVHRGFIIGSIISVIGFMFLGLAYLHINDAYIKNYPQAAYGYNVTPEFATARDAALAAKTELKAFTQAYQGPILSTRQSFWANLGLFQTLDMRPAWTCLIGIILAVSLNKVTSYYTHTQYEPVKSLAKSCQTGHATNIIQGIAVGYESAVVATLVIAGAILLSVLIYDGASPLFVAYGVAMCGIGMLTLTGNTISMDVFGPVADNANGIGEMGYDRAEMGEANYTRARQILADLDAVGNTTKAETKGIAIGSAVIAAVSLFASYIAVVAVGSEDKVATMPLSDYLNEAGKLSVATPKVFVGALIGGAVPMLFSSMLIRAVGRAAFLIVKECRIQFRDKEIWAGTKKPDYGRVVNICTSSAQQELIGPALLAILVPIMVGIFLGPQALGGFLAGMIIVGQLLAVFMSNAGGAWDNAKKAIEDEPRTAYTGKGSEKHKAAVTGDTVGDPLKDTAGPALNPLIKVMNMVSLLAIPTILAVGQRDYYWVLYIVGLFCAVGVGWAVWRSKTESKELREMEAELTGAAEQSLESVGSHV; from the coding sequence ATGCAACGGTGGCACGTTCTCAGAACAGCGACGCTCGTGACAGCCCTGCTGGCGAGCCCTTCCCTGATATTCGCCCAACAAGATACTGCGGCCGCGCCGATCATCACGCCGGCGGCGGGCATCCCAGAGGGCGAGCACGCGCTCGAGTTGTTCGAGCCGATAACGAAATACGCCCTGCCGGAGCGCGTGGGGCTGATCCTGACTCTGCTGATCGCGGTGTCCGGACTCGGCTACGCGGGCATGCTGGTCGGCCAGGTGCTGGGCGCGGACCAGGGCACGCAGAAGATGCGCGAGGTGGCCGACGCCGTGCGCGAGGGGGCGTGGGCCTACCTGATGCGGCAAGCGATGGCCCTGTTCCCGCTGATCTTCCTGATCACGCTGATCCTCTATTTCACCGCCGAGGCGACCGGCGCGGTGCGGTTCGGGCGCGCGGCGGCGTTCGCCGCGGGGGCGTTCTTCTCGTGGCTGGTCGGGTTCGTGGGCATGAGCCTGGCGGTGCGCGGCAACCTCCGGGTGGCCGCCGCGGCGCGGACGAGCTACGGCAACGCGCTTCAGCTCGGCTACCGCACCGGCACGATCACCGGCATGCTCACCGACGGCCTGGGGCTCCTGGGCGGCACGACCATCTTCATCATCTTCGGCGAGAAGGCGTACGAGGTGCTGCTCGGCTTCGGCTTCGGCGGCACGCTGCTTGCGCTCTTCATGCGGGTCGGCGGCGGCATCTACACCAAGGCGGCCGACGTCGGCGCCGACTTGGTGGGCAAGGTCGAGGCCGGCATCCCCGAGGACGACCCGCGCAACGCCGCGACGATCGCCGACAACGTCGGCGACAACGTCGGCGACTGCGCCGGAATGGCCGCCGACATCTTCGAGAGCTACGAGGTGACGATCGTCGCCGCCATGATCCTGGGGTACGCCAGCTTCGGCCATATCGGCGTCATCTTTCCGCTTTTGGTCCGGGCCATCGGCGTCGTCGGTTCGATCATCAGCACCTACAGCGTCAAGGCCGGCGCCGACAGCACCAGCGACGAGGCCTTGCACTCGGTCCATCGGGGGTTCATCATCGGCTCGATCATCAGCGTGATCGGCTTCATGTTCCTGGGTCTGGCCTACCTGCACATCAACGACGCTTACATCAAAAATTACCCGCAGGCGGCCTACGGCTACAACGTCACACCCGAGTTCGCCACGGCCCGCGACGCGGCGCTGGCGGCGAAGACCGAGCTCAAGGCGTTCACCCAGGCTTACCAGGGGCCGATCCTCTCAACGCGACAGTCGTTCTGGGCAAACCTCGGCCTGTTCCAGACCCTCGACATGCGGCCGGCGTGGACCTGTTTGATCGGGATCATCCTGGCGGTGTCTCTGAACAAGGTCACGAGCTATTACACGCACACGCAGTACGAGCCGGTGAAGAGCCTGGCCAAGAGCTGCCAGACCGGCCACGCGACGAACATCATCCAGGGGATCGCGGTCGGCTACGAGTCGGCCGTGGTGGCCACGCTGGTGATCGCGGGGGCGATCTTGTTGTCGGTGTTGATCTATGACGGAGCCAGCCCGCTGTTCGTCGCCTACGGCGTGGCGATGTGCGGCATCGGCATGCTCACGTTGACCGGCAACACGATCTCGATGGACGTGTTCGGCCCGGTGGCCGACAACGCCAACGGCATCGGCGAGATGGGTTACGACCGGGCCGAGATGGGCGAGGCCAACTACACCCGCGCCCGCCAGATCCTGGCCGACCTCGACGCCGTGGGCAACACCACGAAGGCCGAGACCAAAGGCATCGCCATCGGCTCGGCGGTGATCGCCGCCGTCAGCCTCTTCGCCAGCTATATCGCGGTCGTCGCGGTGGGCAGCGAAGATAAGGTCGCGACCATGCCGCTGAGCGACTACCTCAACGAAGCCGGCAAGCTCTCGGTGGCGACTCCCAAGGTGTTCGTCGGCGCCCTGATCGGCGGCGCCGTCCCCATGCTGTTCAGCTCGATGCTCATCCGCGCCGTGGGCCGCGCGGCGTTCTTGATCGTCAAGGAGTGCCGCATCCAGTTCCGCGACAAGGAAATCTGGGCGGGGACCAAGAAGCCGGATTACGGCCGCGTGGTCAACATCTGCACCTCGTCGGCCCAGCAAGAGCTGATCGGCCCGGCGCTTCTGGCCATCCTGGTGCCGATCATGGTCGGCATCTTCCTGGGTCCGCAGGCCCTGGGCGGCTTCCTCGCCGGCATGATCATCGTCGGCCAGCTCCTGGCGGTGTTCATGTCCAACGCCGGCGGCGCCTGGGACAACGCCAAGAAGGCCATCGAGGACGAGCCCCGCACCGCGTACACGGGCAAGGGCTCCGAGAAACACAAGGCCGCCGTCACCGGCGACACCGTCGGCGATCCGCTCAAGGACACCGCCGGCCCCGCCTTGAACCCGCTCATCAAGGTCATGAACATGGTCAGCCTGCTGGCCATCCCGACCATCCTGGCCGTCGGCCAGCGCGACTATTACTGGGTGCTCTACATCGTGGGCCTGTTCTGCGCCGTGGGCGTCGGCTGGGCCGTCTGGCGGTCGAAGACTGAGAGCAAGGAACTTCGCGAGATGGAAGCCGAGCTCACGGGCGCCGCCGAGCAAAGCCTCGAAAGCGTCGGCTCGCACGTCTGA
- a CDS encoding alpha/beta hydrolase: MRVSFFLLVLIAGYIAVLYTFQTSVIFPGAATQGRPESVARLGPGGELTRLTTSHGGEVVALYGPALQADGRAHPDPASRPALVYFYGNAMCLAYSAAEFDRFRRLGLNVLIPDYLGYGMSGGKPSEAGCRETAESCYQHLMSRGFRSDQIFAGGWSLGGAVAIDLASRQPVAGLFAFSTFTSVREMSRAVVPLPLPGVLFKHKFDSLSKISKLTCPVLLGHGRADSIVPFSMYERLAAATKAPLSKLIVDRADHNDFCDVGGQRIDEAIEALVANDERSPGVLDAFQANMIFPGAATQGRPEAVVRPGPGGELARLTTSHGDEVVALYGPALQADGRAHPDPASRPALVYFYGNAMCLAYSAAEFDRFRRLGLNVLIPDYLGYGMSGGKPSEAGCRETAESCYQHLMSRGFRSDQIFAGGWSLGGAVAIDLASRQPVAGLFAFSTFTSVREMSRAVVPLPLPGVLFKHKFDSLSKIPKLTCPVLLGHGRNDPLVPFSMFERLAAATKSPLTKLIVDRAEHNDFFDVGGRRIDEAIKKLVAAVGSADD, from the coding sequence ATGCGAGTTTCCTTTTTTCTTCTTGTGCTGATCGCGGGCTATATCGCCGTGCTTTACACCTTCCAGACGAGCGTCATCTTCCCTGGCGCCGCGACTCAGGGCCGTCCCGAGTCGGTGGCGCGTCTCGGGCCGGGGGGGGAACTGACGCGGTTGACCACCTCCCACGGCGGCGAGGTCGTCGCGCTGTACGGTCCGGCGCTCCAGGCCGACGGCCGCGCGCACCCCGACCCGGCTTCGCGGCCGGCGCTCGTCTACTTCTACGGCAACGCCATGTGCCTGGCGTACAGCGCCGCCGAGTTCGACCGCTTCCGGCGGCTGGGGCTCAACGTCTTGATCCCCGATTACCTGGGTTACGGGATGAGCGGCGGCAAGCCCTCCGAGGCCGGCTGCCGCGAGACCGCCGAATCCTGTTATCAGCATTTGATGTCGCGGGGCTTTCGCTCCGATCAGATCTTCGCGGGAGGCTGGTCGCTGGGAGGGGCGGTGGCGATCGACCTGGCGTCGCGGCAGCCGGTCGCCGGGCTGTTCGCGTTCAGCACGTTCACGAGCGTGCGCGAGATGTCGCGGGCCGTCGTGCCGCTGCCGCTGCCGGGAGTCCTGTTCAAGCACAAGTTCGACAGCCTGAGCAAGATCTCCAAGCTGACCTGCCCGGTCCTGCTGGGCCACGGCCGCGCCGATTCGATCGTCCCGTTCTCGATGTACGAGCGCCTGGCCGCCGCGACGAAGGCGCCGCTGTCGAAGCTGATCGTCGACCGCGCCGACCACAACGATTTCTGCGACGTCGGCGGGCAGCGGATCGACGAGGCGATTGAGGCGCTTGTGGCGAACGACGAGAGGAGCCCAGGGGTGCTGGATGCGTTCCAGGCGAATATGATCTTCCCCGGCGCCGCGACCCAGGGCCGTCCCGAGGCGGTGGTGCGTCCCGGGCCGGGTGGGGAACTGGCTCGGTTGACCACCTCTCACGGCGACGAGGTCGTCGCGCTGTACGGTCCGGCGCTCCAGGCCGACGGCCGCGCGCACCCCGACCCGGCTTCACGGCCGGCGCTCGTCTACTTCTACGGCAACGCCATGTGTCTGGCGTACAGCGCCGCCGAGTTCGACCGCTTCCGGCGGCTGGGGCTCAACGTCTTGATCCCCGATTACCTGGGTTACGGGATGAGCGGCGGCAAGCCCTCCGAGGCCGGCTGCCGCGAGACCGCCGAATCCTGTTATCAGCATTTGATGTCGCGAGGCTTCCGCTCCGATCAGATCTTCGCGGGAGGCTGGTCGCTGGGAGGGGCGGTGGCGATCGACCTGGCGTCGCGGCAGCCGGTCGCCGGGCTGTTCGCGTTCAGCACGTTCACGAGCGTGCGCGAGATGTCGCGGGCCGTCGTGCCGCTGCCGCTGCCGGGAGTCCTGTTCAAGCACAAGTTCGACAGCCTGAGCAAGATCCCCAAGCTGACCTGCCCGGTCCTGCTGGGCCACGGCCGGAACGATCCGCTGGTCCCGTTCTCGATGTTCGAGCGCCTGGCCGCCGCGACCAAGTCCCCCCTCACGAAGCTGATCGTCGACCGCGCCGAGCACAACGACTTCTTCGACGTCGGCGGCCGGCGGATCGATGAGGCGATCAAGAAACTGGTGGCGGCGGTCGGGTCGGCGGACGATTGA
- a CDS encoding ExbD/TolR family protein: MVILRADREASYGHVRRTLAEAQTQGFANFSLVVLRRKQP, encoded by the coding sequence GTGGTCATCCTCCGGGCCGATCGCGAGGCGTCGTACGGCCACGTCCGGCGGACGCTCGCCGAGGCCCAGACGCAGGGCTTCGCCAACTTCAGCCTCGTCGTCCTGAGGAGGAAACAGCCGTGA
- a CDS encoding SpoVG family protein, producing the protein MEITEVRIKLMEDNSGSNERLQAFCSITFDDMFVIRDLKIIEGAKGFFVAMPSRKLTDRCHNCGTKNHLRSRFCNQCGCRLDENRALRDADGRAKLHADIAHPINSMCREKIQAAVLASYAEELERAKMPGYVSRYDDYETDDFDVPFDSHAATAQHPVMSGEPPLRRGPLRGHTQHARGGQSVLRGPHVPPRKESSPEGVASEHHHHRNDSSFGNGL; encoded by the coding sequence GTGGAGATCACCGAAGTTCGCATCAAGCTCATGGAAGACAACTCGGGCAGCAACGAACGGTTGCAGGCCTTCTGCAGCATCACGTTCGACGACATGTTTGTCATCCGGGACTTGAAGATCATCGAGGGCGCCAAAGGCTTCTTCGTCGCCATGCCCTCGCGCAAGCTGACCGACCGCTGCCACAACTGCGGCACCAAGAACCACCTGCGGAGCCGTTTCTGCAACCAGTGCGGATGCCGGCTCGACGAGAACCGCGCCCTTCGCGACGCCGATGGACGCGCCAAGCTCCACGCCGACATCGCCCATCCGATCAACTCGATGTGTCGCGAGAAGATCCAGGCGGCCGTGCTCGCCTCCTACGCCGAGGAACTCGAGCGGGCCAAGATGCCGGGCTACGTCTCGCGGTACGACGACTACGAAACCGACGATTTCGACGTGCCGTTCGACAGCCACGCCGCGACCGCCCAGCACCCGGTCATGAGTGGCGAACCGCCGCTCCGCCGCGGGCCTCTTCGCGGCCACACCCAGCACGCCCGGGGTGGTCAGTCGGTCCTCCGAGGGCCGCACGTTCCCCCTCGCAAGGAGAGCTCGCCCGAAGGCGTCGCCTCGGAGCACCATCATCATCGCAACGACTCCTCGTTCGGCAACGGCCTTTGA